A genomic stretch from Apis cerana isolate GH-2021 linkage group LG7, AcerK_1.0, whole genome shotgun sequence includes:
- the LOC107998423 gene encoding beta-1,4-galactosyltransferase 7 isoform X2: MEIVWKNIKFKYIFACILITFIISCLISIAPMSIDECKCEIVTQSNKYNHKQHNNAVKVYKKSLHRLAILVPFRDRFEELLIFAPHIKQFLDKQNIDYHIFVLNQIDRFRFNRASLINGPFHVSSPELHPRYHYSTFVGGILLIKREHFIQVNGMSNKYWGWGLEDDEFYVRLKEAGLTVIRPQNISTGTHNTFKHIHDRNHRKRDMIKCYNQREVTRKRDRQTGLNNVSYKILGTITMTIENTPLTVLNISLMCDKMITPWCECDKVAGSKDGKSKEKKKVINNKSATGL, from the exons ATGGAAATCGTttggaagaatataaaatttaaatatatatttgcttgTATTTTAATCACATTCATTATTTCATGTCTGATAAGTATTGCACCTATGAGTATTg atgaaTGCAAATGTGAAATAGTTActcaatcaaataaatataatcataaacagCACAATAATGCTGTGAAAGTTTATAAGAAATCATTACATCGTTTAGCTATACTTGTGCCATTTCGAGATCGCTTTGaagaattgttaatatttgctCCTcacataaaacaatttttagataaacaaaatatagattatcatatatttgtacTTAATCAG attgatagatttagatttaatcGAGCCTCTCTTATAAAT GGTCCTTTCCATGTATCTTCTCCAGAATTACATCCTAGATATCATTATTCAACTTTTGTTGGTGGAATATTACTCATTAAaag agaacATTTTATACAAGTAAATGGAATGTCTAATAAATATTGGGGATGGGGTCTTGAAGATGATGAATTCTATGTTAGATTAAAAGAAGCTGGTCTAACTGTTATAAGACCACAAAATATATCTACTGGAACACATAATACATTCAA acatATACATGATAGAAATCATAGAAAACGAGATatgataaaatgttataatcaaCGCGAAGTTACTAGAAAACGGGATCGTCAAACtggtttaaataatgtttcttataaaatattaggaaCAATCACAATGACTATTGAGAATACTCCATTAACTGTTCTTAATATTTCCCTAATGTGTGATAAAATGATTACACCTTGGTGTGAATGTGATAAAGTAGCTGGATCCAAGGAtggaaaatcaaaagaaaaaaagaaagttataaataataaatctgctactggattataa
- the LOC107998423 gene encoding beta-1,4-galactosyltransferase 7 isoform X1, with amino-acid sequence MEIVWKNIKFKYIFACILITFIISCLISIAPMSIDECKCEIVTQSNKYNHKQHNNAVKVYKKSLHRLAILVPFRDRFEELLIFAPHIKQFLDKQNIDYHIFVLNQIDRFRFNRASLINVGFLEINKEFDYIAIHDVDLLPINDELLYSFPNKGPFHVSSPELHPRYHYSTFVGGILLIKREHFIQVNGMSNKYWGWGLEDDEFYVRLKEAGLTVIRPQNISTGTHNTFKHIHDRNHRKRDMIKCYNQREVTRKRDRQTGLNNVSYKILGTITMTIENTPLTVLNISLMCDKMITPWCECDKVAGSKDGKSKEKKKVINNKSATGL; translated from the exons ATGGAAATCGTttggaagaatataaaatttaaatatatatttgcttgTATTTTAATCACATTCATTATTTCATGTCTGATAAGTATTGCACCTATGAGTATTg atgaaTGCAAATGTGAAATAGTTActcaatcaaataaatataatcataaacagCACAATAATGCTGTGAAAGTTTATAAGAAATCATTACATCGTTTAGCTATACTTGTGCCATTTCGAGATCGCTTTGaagaattgttaatatttgctCCTcacataaaacaatttttagataaacaaaatatagattatcatatatttgtacTTAATCAG attgatagatttagatttaatcGAGCCTCTCTTATAAATGTAGgttttcttgaaattaataaagaatttgatTACATAGCTATACATGATGTAGATTTGTTGCCaataaatgatgaattattatattctttcccAAATAAGGGTCCTTTCCATGTATCTTCTCCAGAATTACATCCTAGATATCATTATTCAACTTTTGTTGGTGGAATATTACTCATTAAaag agaacATTTTATACAAGTAAATGGAATGTCTAATAAATATTGGGGATGGGGTCTTGAAGATGATGAATTCTATGTTAGATTAAAAGAAGCTGGTCTAACTGTTATAAGACCACAAAATATATCTACTGGAACACATAATACATTCAA acatATACATGATAGAAATCATAGAAAACGAGATatgataaaatgttataatcaaCGCGAAGTTACTAGAAAACGGGATCGTCAAACtggtttaaataatgtttcttataaaatattaggaaCAATCACAATGACTATTGAGAATACTCCATTAACTGTTCTTAATATTTCCCTAATGTGTGATAAAATGATTACACCTTGGTGTGAATGTGATAAAGTAGCTGGATCCAAGGAtggaaaatcaaaagaaaaaaagaaagttataaataataaatctgctactggattataa
- the LOC108002332 gene encoding transferrin 2, with translation MLSKNCINLALIFFSLFCRFIYGQNLNNTITWCTISQAEQDKCNAFSKAVDREKVYFHYNYRNISVQCKQASNKEECMTMLDQEKAQITTLDPGETFIAGRYHSLIPFMQEIYENGLNYHYAVAVIKKGSLTDVQSLHDLRGKKACFAGLGMLAGWVIPIYTLMKQGGLEIVDCNNHVKSAIKYFGPSCAVNSLIDKYNPLGDNSDQLCKLCIGKLPGGRCTMLDPYAGYEGAFRCLVEVGEIAFLQHTTVDEMTSTSFDFNFVKKEQFELLCRDGTRKSINEYENCNWGIVPSRAIVTSSATKVQTRRLYQRFLEEAVKVLGKNNTNTIDFYNNHFENRSNFNNRFGEKNFNRSEYVNANEYTTENFGNRNGYEKSYDENNLYAWDRTEPTNIQPIETFNLFESAPTFGMHHNLMFSDVARDFVSLPEKDQMYTGYLGKSLDPILEMRRCSVNKMTLCITSDPEMEKCIKMKIALKAQLLKPELNCHKGHSQIHCMQAIQSGIADVAVLDTSDVYTAGLRFDLIPFISEVYNLPTPEYYVVAVAKEEDDNTDLTYLKNKYTCHTGINTAAGWVYPLAYLISNTWIRGYGCDSVRAAAEYFSKSCVPGALSTEYNTGVPYDNMCDLCHGASFRYCRRDASEDYFGYTGAFRCLVEGGGDVAFVKHTTVAENTDGKRREMWARNTFTKDFELLCPDGTRRPTTDYVHCNLGKVAANAIVTRGGYYGYNETQINAYINLFIYAQQFYGRKEQDEFSFSMFYSPPPYSDLIFQDATQQLVIIPPEKREFSAYLGPDFMRARRIVDCRAGASAIRHSILSTIVMIILTYMFSR, from the exons atgctatccaaaaattgtataaatctagctttaatatttttcagtttatttTGTCGATTTATATatg gacAGAATCTTAACAATACTATAACATGGTGTACAATATCCCAAGCTGAACAAGATAAGTGTAATGCATTTTCAAAGGCAGTTGATCgtgaaaaagtatattttcattataactaTAGAAACATTTCTGTGCAATGCAAACAAGCATCAAACAAAGAAGAATGTATGACTATGTTGGATCAAGAAAAAGCACAAATAACAACTTTAGATCCTGGTGAAACTTTTATAGCAGGACGCTATCATAGCTTAATCCCATTTATgcaagaaatatatgaaaatggtCTGAATTATCATTATGCAGTAGCagttattaaaaaaggatCTTTAACAGATGTTCAGAGCTTACATGACTTAAGGGGTAAAAAGGCTTGTTTTGCTGGTCTTGGAATGCTTGCTGGTTGGGTTATTCCAATTTATACT CTTATGAAACAAGGTGGATTAGAAATTGTTGATTGTAATAATCATGTTAAAtctgcaattaaatattttggacCCAGTTGTGctgtaaattcattaatagataaatataatccattag GTGATAATTCGGATCAGTTATGTAAATTATGTATTGGAAAATTACCTGGAGGAAGATGTACAATGTTGGATCCTTATGCAGGATATGAAGGAGCATTTAGATGTTTGGTAGAAGTAGGAGAAATCGCTTTTTTACAACATACAACTGTAGATGAAATGACATCAACATCATTTGATTTTA attttgtaAAGAAAGAGCAATTTGAATTGCTTTGTCGGGATGGTACCCgtaaatcaattaatgaatatgaaaattgtaattggGGTATTGTTCCTTCACGTGCTATAGTTACATCATCTGCTACAAAAGTTCAAACCCGTCGATTATATCAACGATTTTTAGAAGAAGCAGTCAAAGTATTGgggaaaaataatacaaatacgattgatttttataataatcatttcgaaaaccgatctaattttaataatagatttggtgaaaaaaattttaatagaagcgAATATGTTAATGCAAATGAATATACTACAGAGAATTTTGGAAATCGTAACGGATATGAAAAAAgttatgatgaaaataatttatatgcatGGGATAGAACAGAACCAACGAACATACAACCAATAGaaactttcaatttatttgaatcagCACCTACATTTGGAATGcatcataatttaatgttttct GATGTAGCACGAGATTTTGTTTCATTACCTGAGAAAGATCAAATGTATACTGGTTACTTAGGTAAATCTTTAGATCCAATATTAGAAATGCGCCGTTGTTCTGTTAACAAAATGACATTGTGTATTACATCTGATCCAGAAATGgagaaatgtataaaaatgaag atagcATTAAAAGCACAATTATTGAAGCCAGAATTAAATTGTCATAAAGGTCATAGTCAAATTCATTGTATGCAGGCTATTCAAAGTGG aaTCGCCGATGTAGCAGTATTAGATACTAGTGACGTATACACTGCCGGTTTACGCTTCGATTTAATTCCGTTTATATCTGAAGTTTACAATTTACCTACGCCAGAATATTATGTAGTTGCAGTGGCAAAAGAAGAGGACGACAATACGGATTTaacttatcttaaaaataagtatactTGTCATACAGGAATAAATACAGCAGCAGGTTGGGTATATCCATTAGCATATCTTATTTCTAATACTTGGATCAGAGGCTACGGATGTGATTCAGTTCGTGCTGCTGCagaatattttagtaaatCTTGTGTTCCGGGTGCGCTTAGTACCGAATACAATAcag GAGTACCATACGATAACATGTGTGACTTGTGCCATGGTGCAAGTTTCCGCTATTGTCGCAGAGATGCATCCGAAGACTATTTTGGATATACCGGTGCCTTTAGATGTTTAGTTGAAGGCGGTGGAGACGTAGCGTTTGTAAAACATACGACAGTTGCAGAAAATACTGATGGAAAACGACGAGAAATGTGGGCACGTAATACATTTACAAAAGATTTTGAACTACTTTGCCCAGATGGCACTCGTCGACCGACAACCGATTATGTACATTGCAATTTAGGGAAAGTCGCAGCGAATGCAATAGTTACTCGTGGTGGATATTATGGTTATAATGAAACACAAATAAAcgcttatataaatttatttatttatgctcAACAATTTTATGGTAGAAAAGAACAGGACGAATTTAGTTTTAGTATGTTTTACAGTCCGCCACCTTACAGTGATTTGATTTTCCAAGATGCTACGCAACAATTGGTGATAATACCAccagaaaaaagagaatttagtGCGTATTTAGGTCCAGATTTTATGAGAGCTAGAAGAATCGTAGATTGTAGAGCTGGTGCATCAGCTATAAGACATTCAATATTATCTACGATAGTTATGATTATACTTACTTATATGTTTAGTAGATAA
- the LOC108002331 gene encoding uncharacterized protein LOC108002331, whose translation MFKTEDKITEKSVIKKPRNKRKTYWCAPRKVKSTNILENIDNSLQDKKMKKRHHKKKRKSVRNMRRIDILAQPKSMKHELQHKRHLSNANCSVRKYNAVKKSISSNQKIITYPHKTLKTKKFKGAHQSGNSMMNITLKDSPIILPKKIGVRLFSLVKKRLKELTNSKKL comes from the exons ATGTTCAAAACGga AGATAAAATAACGGAAAAATCTGTCATCAAAAAGCCTCGTAATAAACGAAAAACTTATTGGTGTGCTCCTAGGAAAGTGAAAAGTACAAATATCCTAGAAAATATCGACAATTCCTTACAAgacaaaaagatgaaaaaa agacatcataaaaaaaaacggaaatCTGTAAGAAATATGAGACGTATCGATATCTTAGCACAACCTAAATCTATGAAACATGAACTACAACATAAGAGACATCTCTCTAAC GCAAACTGTTCTGTCAGAAAATATAATGctgtaaaaaaatctatttcatcGAATCAGAAAATTATCACTTATCcacataaaactttaaaaacgaagaaatttaaaggAGCGCATCAATCAGGAAATTCTATGatgaatataacattaaaagaTTCACCAATTATATTACCGAAGAAAATAGGTGTTCGATTATTTTCCTTAG tgaAAAAGAGACTTAAAGAACTGACAAATAGCAAAAAGTTGTGA
- the LOC108002333 gene encoding uncharacterized protein LOC108002333, whose amino-acid sequence MNDMNTDACQDNVPRYEKLAKPKKRIDKVNNYNAFNVKRGALSYQITDSLNKLAQPKRKPNVSNTSNFSAKTSPTAVKQGHHKLINSSEQSKDAQESKKKKFLLDTYARITAARNKGCSKRLHELAKPKNYINMNHNGTYEDFENYFQTINKYNARSPLLKKR is encoded by the exons ATGAACGATATGAACACGGATGCCTGTCAAGATAATGTACcaagatatgaaaaattagcaaagccgaaaaaaagaatagataaaGTCAATAATTACAACGCCTTCAAT GTAAAACGTGGTGCTTTGTCGTATCAAATTACAGACTCGTTAAACAAACTAGCTCAACCTAAACGAAAACCAAATGTGTCCAATACGTCCAATTTCAGCGCGAAAACTTCTCCAACTGCAG TGAAGCAAGGACAtcacaaattgataaatagcAGCGAACAATCGAAGGATGCACAAgagtcgaagaagaagaaatttttattagacacTTATGCCCGTATTACCGCAGCAAGGAATAAAGGATGCTCGAAACGTTTGCACGAACTCGCAAAaccgaaaaattatataaatatgaatcacAATGGGACTTacgaagattttgaaaattactttcaaaCGATTAACAAATACAACGCGAGATCGCcacttttaaagaaaagataa
- the LOC107998415 gene encoding DNA ligase 1-like, which translates to MNFLALPSYKVIKGRKDPLAKTWKKLLIKKREERGKEALAEYKKKREEERRKERKRKPEVVEREEPPKKPPPPVKKRRKEEKEQETKEERKGRRERKEERREARKKRKEEKAKLKREKKEERERKDKKEKRKKEKEKKKEKEETEEEKARRRKIEKNAWRYSPHPCKDDPFSIKKAALKGKSSPRTDNLSKPRIRKCTSLKAKPFDVKKAALSATPSGRVQSLAKPKKPLSPVGKRPPREKDKYGRPIFEMPVYGKVLPKTKPYKMGECPDDKEEKKPVVKKRPINPIAYAPSIDPCIEPELAKKQKIERKRAEKISKKKKVKKNKPKKKVKKSSEEDKKDKDKKDEEEKPKEEIEEPLEVVEEKTEEEVTEMEEETEEEVTEMEEETEEEAAEEEEG; encoded by the exons ATGAACTTCTTGGCGTTGCCCTCGTACAAGGTGATAAAGGGGAGGAAGGATCCGTTGGCGAAAACGTGGAAGAAATTGTTGATCAagaagagggaggagaggggtaAGGAGGCTTTGGCCGAGTAcaagaagaagagggaggaggagaggaggaaggagaggaaaCGGAAGCCGGAGGTGGTTGAGAGAGAAGAGCCGCCGAAGAAACCGCCGCCGCCGGtcaaaaagaggaggaaagaggagaaagagcaGGAGacgaaggaggagagaaaggggaggagggagaggaaggaggagaggagagaggctagaaagaagaggaaggaggagaaggctAAGCTGAaaagggagaagaaggaggaaagggagaggaaagataagaaggagaaaaggaagaaggagaaggaaaagaaaaaagaaaaggaggaaacggaggaagagaaggcgaggagaagaaaaatcgagaaaaatgcTTGGAGGTATTCGCCTCATCCGTGCAAAGATGATCCATTTAGTATCAAGAAAGCGGCTTTGAAAGGCAAAT CATCTCCACGTACGGATAATTTGTCGAAGCCAAGAATTCGTAAGTGCACATCCCTCAAAGCTAAACCTTTCGATGTGAAAAAAGCTGCTCTATCCGCCACACCTTCCGGAAGAGTCCAATCATTGGCTAAACCAAAGAAACCGTTGAGTCCTGTCGGGAAAAGGCCACCGCGAGAGAAGGATAAATATGGAAGACCAATATTTGAAATGCCT GTTTACGGGAAAGTGTTACCGAAAACGAAACCGTACAAGATGGGCGAATGCCCAGACgacaaagaagagaagaaaccgGTTGTCAAGAAACGTCCGATTAATCCGATTGCTTACGCGCCCAGCATCGATCCTTGCATAGAGCCGGAATTGGCGAAGAAGCAAAAGATCGAAAGGAAAAGGGCcgagaaaatatcgaaaaagaagaaggtgaaaaagaataaaccgAAGAAAAAGGTGAAAAAGTCTTCCGAGgaggataaaaaagataaagataaaaaagatgaagAGGAGAAGCCGAAAGAGGAAATAGAAGAGCCACTAGAGGTGGTAGAAGAGAAGACGGAGGAAGAGGTGACGGAGATGGAAGAGGAGACGGAGGAAGAGGTGACGGAGATGGAAGAGGAGACCGAGGAAGAGGCggcggaagaggaggagggataa
- the LOC107998473 gene encoding esterase E4 translates to MKYNILIFCIVGAALCECSIEQPLVEAPIGKIRGSIIVSRHGRKIYSFRGVRYGEPPVGKQRFQPPIPAADWQNVFDATEEGPSCPHPDGVLQAEDCLRLNVYTTKLPCEEKNVKRPVMIFIHPGGFTSFSGQSSIFGPQYLLDKDIVLVTINYRLGALGFLNTGDSEAPGNMGLKDQVEAFRWVRRNIAAFGGDPSSVTLCGYSAGSFSIMLHMVSPMSKDLFHRAISMSGSAIKPEVYTGVAEHGQKELVQRQARLLNCPTDSTASMLNCLIEKPVENFTNTLANLTDWYGNPILLWTPAVEPQVPGVERFLSEQPYDSITQGKFHQVPYILGVTEHEFAGVAALYERNDKVDNGSLYREVNNNWNMVAPIFCMYERDTSRSNYISRQLRQFYFKNEAISETTLLQLGKVYGDCITIFPMYRAVKLFASNSREPVYFYKFTYEGRFGFYRWSNDTAYNPSHHDDLQYLFHAKQFPFLPYLEDDAPEAPMVELYTSMWSNFIINGEPIPRNDDRFRNVSWETFDPSKTNYLEIDLRLGMKTEFFPERMRLWEKLFPLPSQASRGVKH, encoded by the exons atgaaatataatattttgattttttgtatCGTTGGCGCTGCTCTCTGTGAATGTTCAATCGAGCAACCATTGGTCGAAGCCCCGATTGGGAAAATTCGCGGTTCAATTATCGTCTCAAGGCATGGGAGGAAGATTTATTCGTTCCGTGGAGTGAGATATGGGGAGCCACCTGTCGGAAAGCAACGTTTTCAA ccTCCAATCCCAGCGGCGGATTGGCAAAACGTGTTCGACGCCACCGAGGAAGGACCCAGTTGCCCTCATCCCGATGGCGTGTTGCAAGCGGAGGATTGTCTACGTTTGAACGTGTACACTACTAAA ctacCGTGCGAggagaaaaatgtaaagagACCGGTTATGATATTCATACATCCCGGCGGTTTTACTAGTTTCTCCGGGCAAAGTTCAATTTTCGGCCCTCAATATCTACTCGACAAAGATATCGTATTGGTCACGATTAACTATCGTCTCGGGGCTCTAG GTTTCTTGAATACAGGCGACAGTGAGGCACCCGGCAACATGGGCTTGAAGGATCAGGTAGAGGCGTTTAGATGGGTTCGAAGGAACATAGCCGCGTTCGGCGGCGATCCGAGTTCCGTCACGTTGTGCGGTTACAGCGCGGGCAGTTTCAGCATAATGTTGCACATGGTCTCCCCGATGTCTAAAGATCTGTTCCACAGAGCTATATCGATGAGCGGCTCGGCCATCAAGCCGGAAGTCTACACAGGTGTCGCGGAACACGGGCAGAAGGAACTGGTTCAAAGGCAGGCACGGCTGTTGAATTGTCCCACCGATTCGACCGCTTCCATGTTGAACTGTTTGATCGAGAAACCCGTGGAAAACTTCACGAACACGTTGGCCAACTTGACG GATTGGTATGGAAATCCTATTCTTCTTTGGACACCAGCCGTGGAGCCCCAAGTCCCTGGTGTCGAACGATTCTTGTCCGAACAACCGTACGACTCGATCACGCAAGGGAAATTCCACCAAGTTCCTTACATACTCGGGGTCACGGAACACGAGTTTGCCGGCGTTGCCGCGT tGTACGAGAGGAACGACAAGGTGGACAACGGGAGTTTGTATCGAGAGGTGAACAACAATTGGAACATGGTCGCCCCGATCTTTTGCATGTACGAACGCGATACTTCGCGATCGAATTACATAAGCAGGCAATTGAGAcagttttatttcaaaaacgaGGCGATCAGCGAAACGACTCTCCTCCAACTTGGCAAA GTATACGGCGATTGTATAACCATATTCCCCATGTATCGAGCGGTTAAATTGTTCGCTTCGAACTCGAGAGAGCCGGTatacttttacaaatttacgTACGAGGGACGATTCGGTTTCTACAGATGGAGCAACGATACGGCATAca atcCGTCGCATCACGACGATTTGCAGTATCTGTTTCACGCGAAACAATTCCCGTTTCTCCCTTATTTGGAGGATGACGCACCGGAAGCGCCCATGGTTGAGCTTTACACGAGCATGTGGtccaatttcataataaacggGGAACCGATCCCGAGGAACGATGACAGATTCAGAAACGTTTCGTGGGAGACGTTCGACCCCTCGAAAACGAATTATCTGGAGATCGATCTTCGTTTGGGAATGAAAACTGAATTCTTCCCCGAAAGGATGCGCTTATGGGAAAAATTATTCCCGTTGCCCTCTCAAGCTTCGAGAGGAGTGAAGCATTGA
- the LOC107998422 gene encoding retinol dehydrogenase 14, protein MLLKIVSCTTLCYLAAAGSLVVLLVLLAVYFYIQHTMGICKSKKRMDGKTVIITGCTSGIGRETARDIAKRGARLIMACRNLEMADKLKEELIKESGNESIVTRKLDLSSFASVREFAQQINREEDRLDVLIHNAGTAQLFKKMVTEDGLEMTMATNQYGPFLLTHLLIDLLKRSKPSRIIIVTSELYVFARLNLNNVNPTTSLPGYLYYVSKYANIVFSLELARRLEGSGVTVNCLHPGLISTGIWKAVPPPFSWILNTLLNTLSKTVEQGAQTTIYLAVSDEVNEISGKFFKDCKERELFCGVKDQAQAKKFWELNEEMVKLQSTDPKI, encoded by the exons ATGTTACTCAAGATCGTGTCCTGCACAACGTTGTGTTACCTGGCCGCAGCTGGATCACTCGTCGTGCTTCTGGTTTTACTGGCGGTGTACTTTTACATCCAGCACACGATGGGAATCTGCAAAAGCAAGAAAAGAATGGACGGGAAGACTGTAATAATTACTGGATGCACGTCTGGTATCGGAAGGGAGACAGCGAGAGACATAGCGAAAAGAGGCGCTAGATTAATTATGGCGTGCCGAAATTTGGAAATGGCGGACAAACTGAAAG aggaattaataaaagagtCTGGGAACGAGAGCATCGTCACGCGAAAACTTGACCTCTCGTCGTTCGCCTCTGTGAGGGAGTTCGCCCAGCAAATAAATCGCGAGGAGGACAGATTGGACGTGTTGATCCACAACGCTGGAACCGCTCAATTGTTCAAGAAAATGGTGACCGAGGACGGACTGGAGATGACGATGGCGACGAACCAATACGGTCCATTCTTGCTCACGCATCTCTTGATCG ACTTACTGAAACGATCGAAGCCAAGTCGAATAATCATCGTTACGTCAGAATTATACGTGTTCGCGAGATTAAACTTGAACAACGTGAATCCAACGACGAGCCTGCCCGGCTATCTCTATTACGTTTCCAAATACGCTAATATCGTGTTCAGCTTAGAGCTGGCGCGACGTCTCGAAGGTTCGGGGGTGACCGTCAATTGTCTCCATCCAGGACTGATAAGCACAGGTATATGGAAAGCCGTTCCGCCCCCGTTCTCGTGGATACTGAACACTTTGCTGAACACTCTCTCGAAAACGGTGGAGCAGGGGGCGCAAACGACCATCTACCTTGCCGTCTCGGACGAGGTGAACGAGATCTCCGGCAAATTCTTCAAGGATTGCAAA GAACGGGAATTATTTTGCGGTGTCAAGGATCAGGCACAGGCTAAGAAATTTTGGGAGCTCAACGAGGAAATGGTGAAACTCCAGTCGACGGatccaaaaatttaa